Part of the Limihaloglobus sulfuriphilus genome is shown below.
CGTCATGGGCAACATGAACACGGTCGCCTGCCGCTGCGTCGAAGGACAGAGCAGAGCCGTATTTGCCGCTGACCCAGGTGCATCCTGTTATATCGCCGTCATAGCCGCTGCCGGCAGAATCAACTGCCACGGTACCCGAGCCGGTATCAAACTGATACGATGCGAGTGCCGGCTGAGTCAGCCAGCCGTCAAGCACTATCACCAGATCTTCGAGATCCACCGCACAGTCACCGTTTATATCAGCTCCGAGCCCTGAAAGCTCCGGCCTGCATGTGCTTGGCGAAAGGGTTATATGGTCGATATATACAGCGTCCGAACCGGACGAGGATGGATTTTCCACGCCGTCACCAACGCCAACGGTAATACTGGATACCGCCGCGAGGTCTATGCCGGTTCCAAAGTCGGCCAGCGGTATTTCCCAGGCGGTGTAATCGGCATTCTGAACTGCCTGATAATCCGGATGGTCAATCTGGCTTGTCTGGGCCGAGCTGTCCTCAAGACGGACATAGATCGGATCCTCCTGGTTGTCCGCACTGCCGCGGAATACAATCGTTAGAAGCGATGCCTGGCCGCCCATGGTCATATCGGCAGCTGTGTCAAACTGGCGTGTCGCCTCGACTTTGTACATTGAGAGCGGCATTGTTGTTGTGAAGTTGTTGTAATTGATACGCATTGCCTTGCTGTCGGTGCCTTCAGTTTCTGATAAAGCAATGAAGTTGGTCGTATCATTGTAGAAGCAGCTCCACTTGTCCCTGAGCAGGTCAGAATCGACATACTCTCTGAAGGTGTCCACTGCGATAGAATCTGCCGTGAAGCTGAGAACCTCGCCGGTTCTGATTTCACTGCCGATAACATCATCGACCCTCCAGTAGTAGGTCCTGCCAAGCTCAAGCGACTGAGCCGTATAGGTAGTGAGTGTCTGGCTGCCCCTGCCCGGAAGGGTATCCGGATCGGCGGCGTCCGCTACGCTCTGGTAATCATCACCGAAATAGACATTGTAGGAATCGGTGTTAGCGCCCGGATCCCATTCCAGCCTGACCTCTGAATCTGTGTTCATAGGCACACTAAGACCGTCAGCGGGATAGAAATTCTCCGAGTAAGTAGAGCCTTTATAAACAAGACCGACATTATCAAAATGCACCGTTCCGTTGTAGTAATAGTCGTGGAAGGTATGAGAGAGCTTTGTATCGATCCTGTAGGTATTGGCAGGAGCAACAGCAGAAACGGAGCCATAGTACCATTTATTAGGAACACTGTCACCGCTGAGAATGTTTGCTGTTTTGCTGCCCACAATTTGTTCAGTCTTATCCATAAACACAATATGCACATCAGCTATCTCGCCTGATTCCAGGCCGTCGGGCGTCATCACACAGACCGAAGCTGTATATGTCAGGCCTTCCTGGTCCTGGCCGAAAGTTCTCCAGCCCTGCGCCAGGGTCCACATGTCGTGGTTTGCAAACTCGCTTTTGAGCGAATAGTCGCCGCCCAGCGAGTTGCCCTCATACCTGAACATATCAAACGTCCACCATGCCGCCGGTGCTTCCGGCGAGGGGCCTTCAAACTCAAAGCCGTAATTGTTCAGCATGTTTTCAACAACAGTGAATGACCAGACCTTCCCTGTATTGACAACCTGATCATCTGCGTCGAGATCATCAACCCGCCAGTAGTATGTGCGGCCTT
Proteins encoded:
- a CDS encoding LamG domain-containing protein; protein product: MKTKTLFWILALPALFAGIAGANLLQNPGFEEGSGTSQAENWLFAGGNVVRVAETQEGHGEWQLQIQDLEALNWAWAEQTVDLGQNAGGFEFTAYVEFKARMAGEEAAYLNIEFYDADDTLLSGQDAAELKPTDPDYIELSWVSRSITLTAPANTQKVRFRVVGYMGGGTHGDWGVIRADNVSLTSPQISSPALVVPTPADGSRIAAVEGPGILTWSSSSNASSYNLYLGEYYDEVNEASDPNVLPGRGNLTEAYYLTEQLVEGRTYYWRVDDLDADDQVVNTGKVWSFTVVENMLNNYGFEFEGPSPEAPAAWWTFDMFRYEGNSLGGDYSLKSEFANHDMWTLAQGWRTFGQDQEGLTYTASVCVMTPDGLESGEIADVHIVFMDKTEQIVGSKTANILSGDSVPNKWYYGSVSAVAPANTYRIDTKLSHTFHDYYYNGTVHFDNVGLVYKGSTYSENFYPADGLSVPMNTDSEVRLEWDPGANTDSYNVYFGDDYQSVADAADPDTLPGRGSQTLTTYTAQSLELGRTYYWRVDDVIGSEIRTGEVLSFTADSIAVDTFREYVDSDLLRDKWSCFYNDTTNFIALSETEGTDSKAMRINYNNFTTTMPLSMYKVEATRQFDTAADMTMGGQASLLTIVFRGSADNQEDPIYVRLEDSSAQTSQIDHPDYQAVQNADYTAWEIPLADFGTGIDLAAVSSITVGVGDGVENPSSSGSDAVYIDHITLSPSTCRPELSGLGADINGDCAVDLEDLVIVLDGWLTQPALASYQFDTGSGTVAVDSAGSGYDGDITGCTWVSGKYGSALSFDAAAGDRVHVAHDVLSAITDQITVALWQYGDPTVQPAADYCFDASRGLVNSEQASILRIHIPHEDGSVYFDAGGSHVDGFDRIGKAAAPEEYEGQWNHWAFTKNVTDGTMKIYLNGRLWHSGSGMTLPLSGNTEFAIGSRLDGDGGEYYEYDGQIDDFRIFDKELTEQEIQQLMGGSLNPAAGNINDDAQVDYADFAEIAAEWLHESLWP